The following proteins are co-located in the Mus pahari chromosome 14, PAHARI_EIJ_v1.1, whole genome shotgun sequence genome:
- the Kctd11 gene encoding BTB/POZ domain-containing protein KCTD11 — MLGAMFRADTLMPANLNPQGDGHYFIDRDGKAFRHILNFLRLGRLDLPRGYGETALLKAEADFYQIRPLLDALRELEASRGTPASTAALLHADVDVSPRLVHFSARRGPHHYELSSVQVDTFRANLFCTDPECLAAMRNRFGVAIGDRAEGGPHFRLEWASRPQELPEVEYQRMGLQPLWTGGPEDRREVVNTPTFLEEVLRVALEHGFRLDSVFPDPEDLLNSRSLRFVRH; from the coding sequence ATGCTGGGGGCCATGTTTAGGGCTGACACCCTAATGCCAGCCAACCTTAACCCGCAAGGAGATGGTCATTACTTCATCGACAGGGATGGTAAGGCTTTCCGGCACATCCTCAACTTTTTGCGGCTAGGCCGTCTGGACCTGCCCCGTGGTTATGGAGAAACTGCCCTTCTTAAGGCAGAGGCTGACTTCTACCAGATCCGGCCCCTCCTGGATGCCCTGCGGGAATTGGAAGCCTCTCGGGGTACACCTGCGTCCACAGCCGCCCTACTCCATGCAGATGTAGATGTCAGCCCCCGCCTGGTGCACTTCTCTGCTCGAAGGGGCCCCCACCACTATGAGCTGAGCTCTGTCCAGGTGGACACCTTCCGAGCCAACCTCTTCTGCACTGACCCTGAGTGTCTGGCTGCCATGCGCAACAGATTTGGTGTGGCCATCGGGGACAGGGCAGAGGGAGGTCCACATTTTCGGCTAGAGTGGGCCTCCCGCCCCCAGGAACTCCCTGAAGTAGAGTATCAAAGAATGGGGCTGCAGCCACTGTGGACTGGGGGGCCAGAAGATCGTCGGGAGGTAGTGAACACGCCTACGTTCCTGGAGGAAGTGTTACGGGTGGCTCTGGAACATGGCTTCCGCCTGGACTCCGTCTTCCCCGACCCTGAAGACCTTCTGAACTCTAGATCCTTGCGCTTTGTGCGCCACTAA
- the Acap1 gene encoding arf-GAP with coiled-coil, ANK repeat and PH domain-containing protein 1, whose translation MTVKLDFEECLKDSPRFRASIELVETEVSELETRLEKLLKLGSCLLESGHHYLAASRAFVGGICDLARLGPPEPMMAECLEKFTVSLNHKLDSHAELLDAIQHTLQQQIQTLVKEGLRGFREARRDFWRGAESLEAALTHNAEVPRRRVQEAEDAGTALRIARAGYRSRALDYALQVNVIEDKRKFDIMEFVLRLVEAQATYFQQGHEELNRLAQYRKELGTQLHSLVLNSAREKRDMEQRHVSLKQKELGGEEPEPSLKEGPSGLVMEGHLFKRASNAFKTWSRRWFTIQNNQLVYQKKYKDPVTVVVDDLRLCTVKLCPDSERRFCFEVVSTSKSCFLQADSERLLQLWVSAVQSSIASAFSQAHLENSPRGPGQVSGYHAPGSAATLGCGGAARGRESGGVGQVAAQVQSVDGNAQCCDCREPAPEWASINLGVTLCIQCSGIHRSLGVHFSKVRSLTLDSWEPELVKLMCELGNVIINQIYEARVEAMAVKKPGPSCSRQEKEAWIHAKYVEKKFLTKLPEIRGRRGGRGPPRGHPPVPPKPSIRPHSGIVRSKSESPSDDMGSLHPGALLFQAAGHPPSLPTMADALAHGADVNWVNAGQGNATPLIRATAANSLLACEFLLQNGANVNQADSAGRGPLHHATILGHTGLACLFLKRGADLGARDTEGRDPLTIAMETANADIVTLLRLAKMREAEAAQGQAGDETYLDIFRDFSLMASDDPEKLSRRSHDLHTL comes from the exons AGCCTCAATTGAACTGGTGGAAACTGAAGTGTCAGAATTGGAGACCCGCCTGGAAAAG CTGCTCAAGCTGGGCTCCTGCCTCCTGGAGAGCGGCCACCATTACCTTGCTGCTAGCCGTGCCTTCGTTGGTGGCATCTGTGACCTGGCTCGCCTGGGTCCACCAGAGCCCATGATGGCG GAGTGTCTGGAAAAATTCACCGTGAGTCTGAACCACAAGCTTGACAGCCATGCT GAGCTTCTTGATGCTATTCAACATACGCTGCAGCAGCAAATCCAGACTCTGGTCAAGGA AGGTCTCCGGGGCTTCCGAGAGGCTCGCAGGGATTTCTGGCGAGGGGCCGAGAGCCTGGAGGCTGCTCTGACCCACAATGCAGAGGTCCCCAGGCGCCGTGTCCAAGAAGCAGAGGACGCTGGAACTGCTTTGAGGATCGCTCGAGCTGGGTACCGGAGCCGGGCATTAGATTATGCCCTGCAG GTCAATGTGATCGAGGATAAGAGGAAATTTGACATCATGGAATTC GTACTGCGTTTGGTTGAGGCCCAGGCCACTTATTTCCAGCAGGGCCATGAAGAGCTAAACAGGCTGGCTCAGTATCGGAAGGAGTTGGGTACCCAG TTGCACAGCCTAGTCTTGAACTCGGCTCGAGAGAAGAGAGACATGGAACAGAGGCATGTGTCACTGAAGCAGAAG GAGCTGGGTGGTGAGGAGCCAGAGCCAAGCCTAAAGGAGGGGCCTAGTGGCTTGGTAATGGAAGGTCATCTCTTCAAACGTGCCAGCAATGCATTTAAGACATGGAGCAG GCGCTGGTTCACCATTCAGAACAACCAGCTGGTTTACCAGAAGAAATACAAG GACCCTGTGACCGTGGTGGTAGACGACCTTCGTCTCTGTACAGTGAAGCTCTGTCCAGACTCAGAAAGGCGCTTCTGTTTCGAAGTAGTGTCCACCAGCAA GTCCTGTTTCCTCCAGGCTGACTCCGAGCGTCTCCTGCAGCTGTGGGTCAGTGCCGTCCAGAGCAGCATCGCCTCAGCCTTCAGCCAGGCTCACCTGGAGAACAGCCCTCGGGGGCCAGGCCAG GTCTCAGGGTACCATGCCCCGGGCTCTGCTGCTACTCTGGGCTGTGGCGGGGCAGCCAGAGGAAGGGAGTCTGGGGGAGTTGGGCAGGTGGCGGCCCAGGTACAAAGCGTGGATGGAAATGCGCAATGCTGCGACTGCAGGGAGCCAGCCCCAGAGTGGGCCAGCATCAACCTTGGCGTCACTCTCTGCATTCAGTGTTCCGGCATCCACAG GAGCCTTGGTGTTCATTTCTCCAAAGTCCGCTCTCTGACCCTTGACTCCTGGGAACCAGAACTGGTGAAG CTTATGTGTGAGCTGGGGAATGTCATCATCAACCAGATCTATGAGGCCCGGGTGGAGGCTATGGCAGTGAAGAAGCCAGGGCCCAGCTGTTCCCG GCAGGAGAAGGAGGCCTGGATTCATGCCAAGTATGTGGAGAAAAAGTTCCTGACCAAGCTTCCTGAAATCCGTGGGCGAAGAGGTGGCAGGGGACCCCCAAGAGGACATCCTCCTGTGCCCCCAAAGCCTTCCATCAGGCCACACTCAGGCATTGTCAGATCCAAATCAG AGTCCCCATCTGATGACATGGGAAGCCTGCACCCTGGGGCCCTGCTGTTTCAAGCTGCTGGACACCCCCCATCTCTTCCTACCATGGCTGATGCCCTGGCCCATGGAGCTGATGTCAACTGGGTCAATGCGGGCCAGGGGAATGCCACACCTCTGATCCgggccacagctgct AATTCTCTTCTGGCCTGCGAGTTTCTCCTCCAAAATGGGGCGAATGTGAACCAAGCAGACAGTGCTGGCCGGGGTCCACTCCACCATGCCACCATTCTTGGCCACACAGG GCTCGCTTGCCTGTTCCTGAAACGGGGTGCAGATCTGGGGGCTCGAGACACAGAAGGCAGGGACCCTCTGACTATCGCAATGGAAACTGCCAATGCTGACATCGTAACCCT GCTACGATTGGCAAAGATGAGGGAGGCTGAAGCGGCCCAGGGCCAGGCAG GAGATGAGACGTATCTCGACATATTCCGAGACTTCTCCCTCATGGCGTCGGACGACCCGGAGAAACTAAGCCGTCGCAGTCACGACCTCCATACTCTGTGA